The sequence below is a genomic window from Pectinophora gossypiella chromosome 13, ilPecGoss1.1, whole genome shotgun sequence.
TTGTTACCGGTTACCgacgcgcgtgtatgaaacaattaatAAATGGGAAGGAAGCAAGATACAATTACTTTTGACAAATTGATTGAATTCGATATAATCATGTTGTCATTGTATATATTAGGTACCTTCTTAATATCAACGCCAAGAATCTTGTTCATATAGAGTGGGATCTGTGTGAGGACGAACAAGTAGCCCATTGCAGAACCAACGTGGCTCGTGATCAGCCCCCATACCGGCGGTGACGTAAGGAGTTGCTTCCAAGGCGTGTGCCGCTTCTGCAGTAGATGAAATATGGTCAAACTACAGATCATCCAAGTTTCGaattaattttagttataaaattatatgttcTTGAataaccacaaaaataaaactgaaacCTTTATAACAATTAGAAATATTTTAGACTACATGTTTTATTTAGTGTGGTCGTATTAAAAGTAAACGTTATTGGTTGTACATAATATTTCCTCGTATATGTTCAATACCGGAGTCGAACTTCCACTTACTTCTTTTTCATCGGACTGTAAGATAGACTAGAAAACTCCAAAAACATAAACTCCTCACATCGTTGAAGATATCTTACTACCTTGGTATCTGAGCTTCCATCACCCATGATGTACTTGAGCTCTTCGCTGGTGATAGAGGGATGTTCATGAGGAGTGGCTGCTCCTAGCCAGCCGAGTAGGACAAAGCAGGTGAGGCTCGCAGCTCCACAGAACCAGAATGTGGCAGGCCACCCCAGGCCTGAACTGCCGGCGAACAATCCTGAGATCTGGAACGCTACCACTGTGCCGAACGGAGACCCTGAAACAAGAAAAAGTCGCGTATTATTCTTGATGGAAGCTGGTTgctcccctattacatgggacttaaacatagctggcatggAGTGAGtgtatgtactatacacctctgcccaccTCTTCGGAGAAaatgaaaaacatagaataGTAGTAGTTCAGTGGATTTTGGTCAAGGATACGTTGTTAAAACCGACTAACGATTGTTAAGTCCTCATCCACAACTTATACAGGCGACAGCATGATCCTAGTATATTATTTTCACCATTGGGTAAAAAAATACCAAGGAGAAGCAGGCCGTCACTTGTTACATGCGTAAaaggtatttaaaataaaatcattagcACGACTCTTTGAAGATAAAATTGTAAACAAATCGTAAGTtaagaaatttaaaatatcCTTGATTTTGACTTAAATCTTCTACTTACGCGTATTTCCTCAGTTCCCAGAACCGACGTCATTTAATTAAGtttcagtgaaaaaaaaattaagaggaAGGGTATTTAAATCCAAGTGAAACAAGTCAAGCTGAAAACGTCTCCATTCCATTCGTCTCGatctctattattattattttgaaagggAATCAGCAATCGAAGCTTTCATTCCCAAATTGTATTACACAGGATGTGAATGTCATTACACACTGAAATTAAAACGGTTTGTTACTGATCCTTTTGTTACGATTCTATTATAATTGATAATTTACTTTCTTTTtctaaatagaaatagaaaatacGTGGGGTATTAAATGACTTCTTTagttacttttaaaacaaatctgTTGCTTTGTAAAAAGGTGGTGCTAAAAATACACCAGGAAaactaattataaattaaaataaaatccgtAGCCTGTAAACGGGATAACCAAAACCTATTTTTAATctacattaatataataaatgttaaaGTGACTGTGCATGTCTATCTGTTAACTGTTCACGCGTAAGTTGACATGGACAAATTTGGCACACAAATAGATGAAAACCCGGGCATAACTGAAATTATTTGCACAAAGGGATTTATAACACACCAGAGACGGACTTAGTTTATTTGGCGCGATAACCGAAAGCGCGAACAAAGTCACGGGTGGATAGCTACTTcttaacaagttttttttattttcttatgtatatttgtacgcctgcatgcaggccgaacacatcacaacattgttatttaaattattttaccacctttattgtatctatgtgttctcgcaaataaattgatttgatttgatttgatttgaagatgTGGCTTCAGCACCTATGTGCTTCTAAAGTTGAGGTCGCCTGCGACCAAGGCCAAGTACGACATGCGAGTTTGTACTCAATGAGGCGCTTGCGGACTCTTTGCGGGGACTTACTGAATTCTAGATTCAAATAACTAGTATTGAAAGAAGTAGCCTGCAAATGCGCCACCTGAAAATATTCTTACTGAAAGCAAAATCGTTAGAATACAATTTGTAGCCAAAGAAGTTGTCTAGCAGACTCTTGACGTAAATATAGATTAAGAGAATAAAGAGGTATATATTCCATCTCTGTTCCGTTAAATAATATACACTTTTCAAATATAAACAGGATATGAGTACATTATAGTAATATAAattggaaaaaaagaaaaagttgttGGCCTTCCAGAGATCAGGATCGGTCGAAAACTATCAGAAGTTTAGCTGATGAGGCGTGAAACGTTCGGCCACGGCAGCCAATCCGAATTTATCACGTCATAGCTACAACTTTCTCGGGAATGAACGAAACTTTGTAGCTTTTAGATATCGTCTGTCCAAGTAGGCAGAATTTcttgatattattttatgtttcgtGTCGTGTCCATAAAATATTATCCATCATAcattctggttgattgagggcgcataaggctgtttatgttgacAAATTGAATCAAGATAGTGATTTGATACTTTACATTGAGACTTCATTAAGGATCATaagtcaagagcaaactcatcttaattagaaaaaaaaaatgtataacatacataaaagtGAGAACGAATGCCCACACTTAGGTTAGAACACGTAGGTTGCCTGTGTAATATTGGCGAAGATGATCGGACCTTCAAGCAATCACGTTCTTTTTCCTAGTCCAGTTATTGTTTCATATAGGCATTCGTTAATATtcgtcattttatttttcgtacttaaataaataatatttgatcGATTAATAAAGGTTGGTGAAGGGATAGACTGGTTTCtgaggccaaacttactacttgggggtaaaaattatgcaaatgtattaagtTTAAGTGGCAATTCTTagaaaactttataatatatttgatcGATGTATGAAGGTTTGTAGAAGTAATCGATAGGTTTCTTAAGCCAAACTTAGTTCTTCCGAATGTAAATGATGCCAATGTATTGATTTTGAGAAGCAACTCtaagaaaactataaatatgatCGATAAATAAAGGTTGGTAAAGGGATCGACTGGTTTATTAGGTCAAACTTACTAATTTGAGAATGAAAACTATtaatttaatcaaataaaaaaggTTAGTGAAGGGATAGACTGgtttcttaggccaaacttacaacttggggataaaaatgatgGCAAAGATTTTGAGTGGCAACACTTAAAAAACTATATATTTGATTAATGCCAAACTTATATtccagaaaatatttttcaaaaatctgttTTCATACataaatgtaaagaaaatagactTTTGTTCCAAATATTTTCCATGACAGCCGGCTACTGAACAAATAGCAAAAGATAATGTTTTCTTGGCAAATATTGTACTTCCTTTCAAAGATAATTATTTTGCTGTACGTAGTTAAataaaactcaaattcaaattcgttgGTACACACAAGTTAGTGAAACGCTTGCCTGTGACTTTGAGCTCGCAGGTTCAAAtgccagcataggcctaaactaCTGTatgtcgaatttcttttcgaattcatgtttggatcataaatgattatcacgtgttcagcggtgaacgtaaacaacgtgaggaaacccacattcccgagaaatgcattttcggaggtatgtgacctaacctgtattgggctggttttcccttcgtttaCATTTTGTGGTGGGCCCACCATTCGTGTTTAAGCCGGTTAGGGCGCtaaaacacaccccggacactttatgtaaaacacctcgtttcaaagagacactacacattgacgcgCATATGATTGTGTGTTTGACGACTGACGCctatacaattgaagactaaagtatggcCGAGGGGGGGAGGGAAACCTtgttcagccgctggtggggagcggagagttgctgttaaacggagtattattccttattttctgCGTAACTCACCAGTATAAACGTAAGAACTGAGCCGCCCGCGCTCGCTGAGAGGCGCCCACTTAGCCAGCATACTGTGGATGCTGGGGTAGAAGGCCGCCTGCGTCGCGCCCTGCAGCACACGACATACGCACACGCCTAGCCAACCGCTCTGCAAAGtcataataaatgaatattttgaaagatgaattaagtaagtTAATGACGGTTCTGAGTGTCAGAAAAGGATAAAGGCATTGGAAAGTGCGATGTGGTGTGGCTAAATGTAGTAAAAACCTAAAAATTATGGAATTGACTCCAATACTAATAAGTCTGATTGCAAATATAGTGTCTTCTTATAAAATTGTCTCTATCTGTCAAACTCCTTTACCGTATCTTTGGATTGCGTTGATCtagaagcttgatttttttacagctgCAAGGGACCGATAACTAAGCGTTTCCAAGAAATATAGAGTTTTGGACAAACAACAAAATGATCCCATTAAGTGTTCCGCTTTTTTCTTTTCAGttttggaaccctaaaaataattttacttacaaATATGGGCACCCAAGGCGTCAATATGGACAATACAGCATTGGCTCCAAGCGCCACCATGATTGGTATCTTGCCACCAAACTTCTGGGCCAGCATGCCTGTCGGTATCATCATTCCGGTGTACCCCACGAAGAAGGAGAACAAGATCATCTCCTGAGTCGCCTTATTCCAGTTGTAAATctaaaagaatataaaaatatattaattttcttcttcttctttcagaAATTTGGTAatgactaagggtggtatttataaactgatctcagctttgagattgcactcaagatcatgtcaatgtgacagttctcatataaaaacagggacttgagcatgaccttgagggtagtctcagctgagattagtttattaataccaccctaaggcGATCTTGTCATTACACCAACGAAACTGTAGTtctcagattaaaaaaaaatattgctctgtATATACATACTATGAGTCCCAAACCTTTGAAAGGAGTGGGAGGGGCTGAAGCCAATACGTAGGTGCCCAATACGGAAACATTTTAAGCTTATGGTGTTGgtacaccaaccggcgattatgtgtgcaatttattattaatcattCTCACATTGGTTCTTGAAAGTTAGTCACAAATTATAATCACACAAATATTTCCCGGTTATGAGTTTGTGTTTCCTACTTTGGCTAACCTAAACGGCTAAACTGCTATACAGAACAGCTTACGATATACGTcagactgctgggcacaagcttcCGTTGATCAACCGGAGGAAGTGTGGAACATAATGTGGGTTAGTGGAGGTATTTGGCCTAGTAACCAGGGTCTAACGGCTGaacatgccttctgaaacacagaatcatcttacttttccggacaatacaatgtcttagccaaacaaaagacagtcaaTTATTTCAACAATATCCTCATCGGAAATCGATAAAGACTTTTCGAAAACCAATTTTGACGATCGATTTATGAGCATGCCAGCAGTAATATATCGACTGTCGTGcgatttggtaccatgtcataaaAGGAAAGACAATTACAAGCATGCTAGTTGgtatatttcaattttaaaacaTCGACCTACGCAATGATAAGTATAATAGGGCGCCTTATAGCTTTGTACTCACGTAAAGAACTCTCtttttgaaatattaattataaatttcgTTATTTCAAAAACAATTTTAGAATTTAAGAACAATTTATTTCAATGAACAAGGTTTTATTTTCGTAACATTATACAAAGAAACAACCATTCTGAATCAACTTTTTATCTCATCATTCTAGAATATCCAACCAAAGTAagttcataattaattattgtttaaataaataatatttttcctcaGCGCCGTCGGAACGTTGccctattatttttataacaaattatttttaattaaactttgCTTAGATATATTTTAAGAAACCTTAAGGAACCGCAACTTTGTTGTGATTCAAAACACATATTATTTCTCaaacttttaaatatttcacaAAGTTCTAGAGCAAGTTGTGTCTACCGCCTGTTTCTAGCTGGATTATTTTGTCAAATGACGTAAGCCCTGTACAATATATTAAGAAACAAGATTTTGCGGTAGACGCCGCAGCACCGAAATAGTGCCGGGATAAAAAACCGGCGTTTGTATGGATTCTTGGTGCGCCGCGACTCCCTGTATAAACAGGTTCATAATGACCTTGAATATTACAAGAATTCCCTGGAACTCTATCTGAATTGAGCTTTGTTGTGATATTTATGAAATTGTGATATCGTTATTGTCGTCGTTATGTCTTTTGAAGTCAAATATTGAACATACGAAACATTTGTAACAAAGAAAAATTCACGAATTTCCTGTACCATAACGGTTTCGTATAAATATGTTGTAGTGTGACGTGTGCTAGAAGTACGAGCCCCATGGTCCAGTGACTGAGTATTCAGCTCACGATACTGTGGTTTTAGGATCGATTGCTGTTGGACGTCTTACAAAAAGGACGtctctttgtgagattgtcTTTGTGTTTGTCAGGATATTGAaggctgaaatcacctgatGATTCCGTGACtcagaaggcacgttgagcAGTCGGTTTTGGCTTCTATTTACCtaaataagtatgtacttagtcgtaacttgagccatgtcaggttcCTAAtcataatatccctgacaccagggttgatcagatCGATCATTGATaccacaacccatacgagagatgTCTTAGTACTTTCATACAGACCGAAGTAGCTGAGTTCCTTAGTATATTAcactataaaataaacttactcgATAAATAGTCCATCCCCGAAACTTCTCTCTTGCATTTCTGCATTCTTCTCCACCATCAATGTCTTCCGCAACTATACCAGTTTCATTATTCACATCATTAATTTCACTATTGTTAGTGTCAGGGAATAAGCATTCCCTGGAGACATTTGGATACCACATCTGAAGAGTGGAGTCACTGGTCATTGCCACCATGGAGACGCTAAGCTGAGCGCGCATGGAGTATCCAGTTGCCAGACTTATGAAGAGTAATAGTGCCTGGATGTGTCTCGTGCCCAAACcttgtggaggtgttttagaTGGTTGGGGTTCAGCTTGATCTAAAAGAAAAGGATAACGAGTAGTTATAGTTCCATGTAGATCTTCTGATAATACGTTCAATGTTCTATTAAAATCGAAACCCCAATGTGTAGCTATTTTGTCTTGAATTTGTTGCCAAAAATGTCTTGATTACAATGGCAATAGAACAGAAAGATAGTATAATATAGCGTAATGCGGAAAGACATCagaaaattattattctgaaagtTATTATTCAGTTAAGATCTCCTCAAAATTTGCTAGGTGCTTCTATTCTAACTAATAACTAAGTAATAATACACTATACACTACCTTCATTATTCTCTTTGAGAGGAACACT
It includes:
- the LOC126371721 gene encoding putative inorganic phosphate cotransporter, coding for MAGDELGYKSVPLKENNEDQAEPQPSKTPPQGLGTRHIQALLLFISLATGYSMRAQLSVSMVAMTSDSTLQMWYPNVSRECLFPDTNNSEINDVNNETGIVAEDIDGGEECRNAREKFRGWTIYRIYNWNKATQEMILFSFFVGYTGMMIPTGMLAQKFGGKIPIMVALGANAVLSILTPWVPIFSGWLGVCVCRVLQGATQAAFYPSIHSMLAKWAPLSERGRLSSYVYTGSPFGTVVAFQISGLFAGSSGLGWPATFWFCGAASLTCFVLLGWLGAATPHEHPSITSEELKYIMGDGSSDTKKRHTPWKQLLTSPPVWGLITSHVGSAMGYLFVLTQIPLYMNKILGVDIKKNGVYSSLPYIAMYMTTILFGNLADWAVNRKILSVANIRRVGNSIGMVVSSMFLVGFSFVTSTLMGVILLVMCLATHSGIHIGFHINSIDLAPNFAGPIMAVGNMLANLACLIVPVMVSNIIGDDTTNQHKWQIMFFIMAAIQSATNIVFVVFVRGSVQPWNFHDEHRYEQRKDNKLMLKQGNSQDYIAKK